AGCCCGAGGACGCGCTGCAATACGGCCGCGTCATTGCCACCGACGGCTCGATCGTAAAAATGGTCGAGTTCAAGGACGCCAATCCCGCCGAGCGCGCCTGCACGCTGTGCAATTCAGGTCTGATGGCCGCGCGCTCCGACGCACTGTTCGCGCTGCTCGACCGCGTCGGCAACGACAATGCCCAAGGCGAGTACTACCTGCCCGACATCGTCAACATCGCGGTGCATGACGGCCGCGCCTGCGCCGTGGTGACCACCGACGATCCCGACGAAGTCGCAGGCATCAACAGCCGCGTCGAGCTCGCCCAAGCCGAAGCGCGCTGGCAGGACCGGCGGCGCCGGCAGGCGATGGACGACGGCGCCACGCTTATCGCGCCCGAGACGGTCTGGTTCGCCTGGGACACCCAGCTCGGCCGCGACGTGGTGGTGGAACCCAACGTCTTCTTCGGCCCCGGCGTCTCGATAGCCGACAAGGTGACGATCCACGCCTTCTGCCATATCGAGGGCGCCAGCCTTGCCAGCGGCGTCGAAGTTGGCCCCTATGCCCGCCTGCGCCCCGGCGCCGTGCTTCAGGAAAAGTCCAAGATCGGCAACTTTGTCGAGATGAAAAAGGCCGTGCTCGGCCCCGGCGCCAAGGCCAACCACCTGACCTACCTCGGCGATGCCGAAGTGGGCGCCAATGCCAACATCGGCGCGGGCACGATCACCTGCAACTACGACGGCTATTTCAAGCACAAGACCGTGATCGGCGAGCGCGCCTTCATCGGTTCCAACTCCGCGCTGATTGCCCCGGTGAAGATCGGCGCCGACGCCATCGTCGCCGCGGGCAGCGCGGTCAGCCGCGATGTCGCCGACGGCGAACTCCGCCTCGTGCGCGCCGAACAGCTGATCAAGCCCGGCTGGGCCGACCGCTTCCACGACGCGATGAAGAAGAAGAAGGCGGAAGCGAAGAAGGGTTAGATTGCCGAATTGTAAGAAGCCGGCAATCGTATTGATATCATGATATGATATCAGTATATCGTCACGATTACCGACGTGATGAATCGGACGACAGCCATGCGCATCCTGACCGACATTCCTGACGAAGATATCGAGAAGCTCGATGCCCTGGCCGCTAGGGAAAAGCGCTCGCGCGCCGCGACCATACGCGAGGCTGTGAAGCTTTATCTGGTGCAGAATTCGGACAACAATGACTGGATCGAACGTTGGGCCGGGCTGTGGGCAGATCGCGACGACATTCCCGATGGCGTCGAGTATCAACAGGCGATGCGCGAAGATCGCCGGCCCTACGAAGACATCTGAGCCGTGGCCGATCCCTTCTTCGACACGAATATCGTGATCGACTGGCTCAAGCGGAAACCGCAGGCGATGGCCGAACTGGCTCGTTACAAGCGCCACAAGATGAGCCGCATCGTCTGGACGGAAGTGCTGGCCGGTGAAACCCTCGGCGCGCGCGATACGGTTCGCCAGGCACTTGGTAATTTCGAGATCGTCGAACTCGACGCCCGCATCGCCGAAGCAGCAGCCGACATCCGCTATCGCTCTCGCATGAAGCTGATGGACGCTTATATCCTCGCCACTGCGCAAGTGAGCGGGGCGATCCTGATTACACGAAATACCAAGGATTTTCCGGCAGCCATGCCGGGCGTCCGGGTTCCCTACACCCTCTAGAAAGTGGTCTGCCAGCATGTGTGGAATTATCGGCATCGTCGGCAAGGAAGAAGTCGCGGACCGGCTGGTCGACGGCCTGCGTCGGATGGAATACCGCGGCTATGACAGCGCCGGCGTCTGCACGGCCTTCGGCGGCGAGCTCGTCCGCCGCCGGGCGCAGGGCAAGTTGGTCAACCTCGTCCGCGAGCTGGCGCGCGCTCCGGCACCGGGGACGGTCGGCATCGCCCACACCCGCTGGGCGACGCACGGTGCTCCGACCGCGAGCAACGCCCACCCGCACGCCACGGCCGAGCTGGCGCTGGTGCACAACGGCATCATCGAGAACTTCCGCCAGCTCAAGGAAGCGCTCACCGCGCGCGGCCGCACGTTTGAGAGCGATACGGACAGCGAAGTCGTCGCCCACCTGATCTCCGAACAGGTCGAGGCCGGCGCTTCGCCCGAGGACGCAGTCAAGGCCGCCCTGCCCCAGCTGCGCGGCGCTTTCGCGCTTGCCATCGTCTTCCGCAGCCATCCCGACATGCTGATCGGCGCCCGCCTCGGCTCGCCGCTGGTCGTCGGCTATGGCGACGGCGAGACCTATCTCGGCTCCGACGCGCTGGCGCTCGCCCCGCTGACTCAGAAGATTTCCTACCTCGACGAGGGCGATTGGGTCGTCATCACCCGCGAGGGCGCCCAGATCCGCGACATCGACGGCAACCCGGTGAAGCACGAGATCACGACCTCGGGCGCTTCGGCGGTGCAAATCGAGAAGGGCAACTATCGCCACTTCATGCAGAAGGAGATCTTCGAGCAGCCCACCGTAGTCGCCCAGACCTTGCGCAGCTACATCCGCCAGGTCGACCAGAGCGTCGCGCTGCCGCAGATGGATTTCGACCTGTCGAAGATCAGCCGCGTCACCATCGTCGCCTGCGGCACCTCCTACTACGCCGGCCTCGTCGCCAAGTACTGGTTCGAGCAGTTCGCGCGCCTGCCCGTCGACATCGATGTCGCCAGCGAGTTCCGCTATCGCGACCCCGTTCTGGAGCCGGGCGGCCTTGCGCTGTTCATCTCGCAATCGGGTGAGACCGCCGACACGCTCGCGGCGCTGCGCCACTGCAAGGCGGCCGGCCAGACCATCGCGGTCGTCGTCAACGTACCCACCAGCTCGATGGCGCGCGAGGCGGACCTGCTGCTGCCGACCCATGCCGGGCCCGAGATCGGCGTCGCCTCGACCAAGGCCTTCACCTGCCAGCTCGCCGTGCTCGCCGCCCTTGCCGCACACCTCGCCGTCAAGCGTGGCCGGATGGACCGCGCCGAGGAATGCGACGTGGTCGAGCAACTGCTCGAAACGCCGTCCAGTCTCAACGCCGCGCTCTCACACGACGACGAGATCGCCGCCATGGCGCACCTGATCGCCCCGGCGCGCGACGTGCTCTACCTGGGCCGCGGCCCCGACTATCCGCTGGCGCTCGAAGGCGCACTGAAGCTCAAGGAAATCAGCTACATCCATGCCGAGGGCTATGCTTCGGGCGAGATGAAGCACGGGCCGATCGCGCTGATCGACGAGGCCGTTCCGGTCATCGTCCTCGCCCCCTCGGGCCCGCTGTTCGAGAAGACCGTCAGCAACATGCAGGAAGTCCGCGCACGCGGCGGCAAGATCGTGCTGATCTCCGACGCAGAGGGCCTGGCCGAAGCCGGTGAAGGCTGTCTCGCCACGATCGAGATGCCCAAGGTACACCCACTGATCGCGCCGCTGGTCTATGCCGTCCCTGTCCAGTTGCTCGCCTATCACGTCGCCTGCGTCAAAGGCACCGACGTCGACCAGCCGCGCAATCTGGCGAAGAGCGTAACGGTGGAATAGCGGCGGAGGAGTTCGTCGCATGTTTGTGGAGTTAAAATAAAGTCCGCTCAAAAAAACAAACTCGACTCAAAAAAACAATGTCCACTCAAAATGACGGCCCTGCAGAATGTTGCCGTCATTTCGCTTCGGCAATCGGCGCGGAACTGTTGCCTTTGGTTCAAAAAAGCTCTGACAAGGCAGCTTAGTTCGCCCTTTCGGCCTGACCAGAATCCTGGTCTTTAACTCGAGACCC
The window above is part of the Novosphingobium sp. G106 genome. Proteins encoded here:
- a CDS encoding type II toxin-antitoxin system VapC family toxin; translation: MADPFFDTNIVIDWLKRKPQAMAELARYKRHKMSRIVWTEVLAGETLGARDTVRQALGNFEIVELDARIAEAAADIRYRSRMKLMDAYILATAQVSGAILITRNTKDFPAAMPGVRVPYTL
- the glmS gene encoding glutamine--fructose-6-phosphate transaminase (isomerizing), whose translation is MCGIIGIVGKEEVADRLVDGLRRMEYRGYDSAGVCTAFGGELVRRRAQGKLVNLVRELARAPAPGTVGIAHTRWATHGAPTASNAHPHATAELALVHNGIIENFRQLKEALTARGRTFESDTDSEVVAHLISEQVEAGASPEDAVKAALPQLRGAFALAIVFRSHPDMLIGARLGSPLVVGYGDGETYLGSDALALAPLTQKISYLDEGDWVVITREGAQIRDIDGNPVKHEITTSGASAVQIEKGNYRHFMQKEIFEQPTVVAQTLRSYIRQVDQSVALPQMDFDLSKISRVTIVACGTSYYAGLVAKYWFEQFARLPVDIDVASEFRYRDPVLEPGGLALFISQSGETADTLAALRHCKAAGQTIAVVVNVPTSSMAREADLLLPTHAGPEIGVASTKAFTCQLAVLAALAAHLAVKRGRMDRAEECDVVEQLLETPSSLNAALSHDDEIAAMAHLIAPARDVLYLGRGPDYPLALEGALKLKEISYIHAEGYASGEMKHGPIALIDEAVPVIVLAPSGPLFEKTVSNMQEVRARGGKIVLISDAEGLAEAGEGCLATIEMPKVHPLIAPLVYAVPVQLLAYHVACVKGTDVDQPRNLAKSVTVE
- a CDS encoding ribbon-helix-helix protein, CopG family, whose amino-acid sequence is MRILTDIPDEDIEKLDALAAREKRSRAATIREAVKLYLVQNSDNNDWIERWAGLWADRDDIPDGVEYQQAMREDRRPYEDI
- the glmU gene encoding bifunctional UDP-N-acetylglucosamine diphosphorylase/glucosamine-1-phosphate N-acetyltransferase GlmU — encoded protein: MSASDTPLALIVLAAGKGTRMKSDLHKVLHPIAGRPMLEHLLASAGELGAERRIVVAGHGREQLEKALGDRATIAVQEPQLGTAHAVLQAREALAGFDGDVLILYADVPFVRAETMRAMLDRLHAPDSPVVVVLGFEPEDALQYGRVIATDGSIVKMVEFKDANPAERACTLCNSGLMAARSDALFALLDRVGNDNAQGEYYLPDIVNIAVHDGRACAVVTTDDPDEVAGINSRVELAQAEARWQDRRRRQAMDDGATLIAPETVWFAWDTQLGRDVVVEPNVFFGPGVSIADKVTIHAFCHIEGASLASGVEVGPYARLRPGAVLQEKSKIGNFVEMKKAVLGPGAKANHLTYLGDAEVGANANIGAGTITCNYDGYFKHKTVIGERAFIGSNSALIAPVKIGADAIVAAGSAVSRDVADGELRLVRAEQLIKPGWADRFHDAMKKKKAEAKKG